One window from the genome of Cloacibacillus sp. encodes:
- the rsmA gene encoding 16S rRNA (adenine(1518)-N(6)/adenine(1519)-N(6))-dimethyltransferase RsmA: MSDKKHFVHNTDIGQNFLIDRSVVDFIVKQAEIQPGDVVLEIGPGDGVLTRGLLSTQLSALYSVEVDERLREGIEKIEARDARCKCFWGDAVRFDYANGLPQHPTKIIANLPYHITTPLMWTFLEQLVPRGVGYMLLMVQLESAERICSPAGHRERSPLGITVEAMGEAAVVRRVPPSSFNPQPKVNSAIIDIKIGKNRELANDRTWRGLLKRSFTQRRKTLVNNWSVGYTDVDRARALEILEAHGMKATERAEEVTLDKWFALAKEPAFYLKNKKPKEAESGECTGI; this comes from the coding sequence ATGTCTGATAAAAAACATTTTGTGCACAACACGGATATTGGACAGAACTTTTTGATAGACCGTTCTGTTGTGGATTTTATAGTAAAGCAGGCGGAGATCCAGCCGGGCGACGTAGTGCTGGAGATAGGCCCTGGCGACGGAGTGCTGACGCGCGGGCTGCTTTCAACGCAGCTTTCCGCGCTCTATTCTGTCGAGGTGGACGAACGCCTCCGCGAAGGGATAGAAAAAATCGAGGCGCGTGACGCGCGCTGTAAATGTTTCTGGGGCGACGCGGTGCGCTTTGATTACGCAAACGGCCTGCCGCAGCACCCGACAAAGATAATTGCGAACCTCCCGTACCACATCACGACGCCGCTTATGTGGACCTTCCTTGAACAGCTTGTGCCGCGCGGCGTGGGCTATATGCTGCTCATGGTGCAGCTTGAATCCGCCGAACGCATCTGTTCTCCCGCGGGGCACAGAGAGCGTTCGCCGCTTGGTATCACGGTAGAGGCGATGGGAGAGGCCGCGGTCGTCCGACGCGTGCCGCCCTCTTCCTTCAACCCACAGCCGAAGGTAAATTCAGCCATCATCGACATAAAGATAGGCAAAAATCGCGAGCTGGCAAACGACAGGACGTGGCGCGGCCTTTTGAAACGTTCATTCACACAGCGCCGCAAGACGCTGGTCAACAACTGGTCTGTCGGCTACACCGACGTAGACCGCGCGCGCGCGCTTGAGATACTCGAAGCGCACGGCATGAAGGCGACGGAGCGCGCCGAAGAGGTGACGTTGGATAAATGGTTCGCGCTTGCAAAAGAGCCGGCCTTTTATCTTAAAAATAAAAAACCAAAAGAAGCGGAGAGCGGCGAATGTACTGGGATATAA
- a CDS encoding MFS transporter, with translation MTEPSASTENQIISPQNKRKLFGVIFLHGFNDMHSTALPTIIPMLAQSIGLTLGQAGFLNALFGITNIFAQPITGYFADRLRRPWFAVWGPLISVCGACLLPLAPSYGAAFIFVGMMSAGTALFHPQGSGGCGAAAGKAKLAFYLSLFQASGGIGSSLGPLYVVFMISMLGRRGFPLVVLPAAAALCFYIWRSIGGRTSEIVRDFNPSADQNIFRNLRYLLSKIGWIVSITSIRDASYQSIKIFLPMLIISRGGSIAMGGAMLFALTLSGTLAGIAGGRIADSYGDTKVLFGALAASPVFLIAGLWNNSLFSLSMLMIGFAFLQASTPVSTAMAQRRCPEMRSLASSLAMGVSWGLANLAVTPVGVIADYAGLQQTLNVVAFLPWTVTAWYGIKKFIKNRA, from the coding sequence ATGACCGAGCCTTCCGCTTCAACTGAAAATCAAATTATCTCGCCGCAAAACAAACGCAAACTTTTCGGCGTTATCTTTCTTCACGGCTTCAACGACATGCATTCCACGGCGCTGCCCACCATTATCCCCATGCTTGCGCAGTCCATTGGGCTTACGCTGGGACAGGCGGGCTTTTTGAACGCGCTATTTGGCATAACGAATATTTTCGCGCAGCCGATAACCGGATATTTCGCAGACAGGCTGCGGCGTCCGTGGTTTGCCGTGTGGGGGCCGCTTATTTCGGTCTGCGGCGCGTGCCTTCTGCCTCTTGCCCCAAGTTACGGCGCGGCCTTTATTTTTGTCGGCATGATGAGCGCTGGCACGGCGCTCTTTCACCCTCAGGGCTCTGGCGGATGCGGGGCCGCGGCGGGAAAGGCTAAGCTTGCCTTCTATCTTTCGCTCTTTCAGGCAAGCGGCGGCATCGGAAGCTCGCTTGGGCCGCTTTACGTCGTATTTATGATCTCAATGCTGGGCAGACGCGGCTTTCCGCTTGTCGTGCTGCCGGCGGCGGCCGCTTTATGCTTTTATATCTGGCGCAGCATCGGAGGGCGCACAAGCGAAATAGTCCGCGATTTCAACCCTTCCGCAGATCAAAATATTTTCCGAAATCTGCGCTATCTGCTGTCAAAAATAGGCTGGATCGTCTCTATCACAAGCATTAGGGACGCGTCATATCAGTCTATAAAAATATTTCTGCCAATGCTCATCATCTCGCGCGGCGGCTCCATTGCTATGGGCGGCGCGATGCTCTTTGCGCTCACTCTCTCAGGGACGCTTGCCGGGATAGCGGGAGGGCGCATCGCCGACAGTTACGGCGACACCAAGGTGCTTTTCGGAGCGCTCGCCGCCTCTCCTGTATTTTTGATTGCGGGCCTGTGGAACAACAGCCTCTTTTCGCTTTCGATGCTTATGATAGGCTTTGCCTTTTTGCAGGCGAGCACCCCAGTCTCCACCGCGATGGCGCAAAGAAGATGTCCCGAGATGCGCAGCCTTGCAAGCTCGCTTGCTATGGGCGTATCGTGGGGGCTTGCCAATCTCGCGGTGACGCCTGTCGGGGTGATCGCGGACTACGCGGGACTCCAGCAGACGCTAAACGTTGTCGCCTTTCTGCCGTGGACGGTGACCGCCTGGTACGGAATAAAAAAGTTCATCAAAAACAGGGCGTAG
- the trmB gene encoding tRNA (guanosine(46)-N7)-methyltransferase TrmB, with product MYWDINKVIVSQSDDLPIDWAAAVPHKRVIVEIGFGNGEFLEYLAHSNPEALVVGVEVSQWCASKGARRILMAELPNARIMHGDARFLLRHCFAPESVSRVHMNFPCPWPKTRHAQRRVTVPSFAGLLEYLLEPKGAFELATDVDWYAEETAEVFAGNPLFSAETPVLNPVRPYVTKYERKWKAMGKDTWSLVVTKEAKLTEKPHEEENWPMEGEALTKKNVKEVMEALKDLEGRGVGGKGHWIFRDAFVSAEGAGLILVITADEGFEQHFYLKVLASPRGVNIKVDSVGHPYRTPAMRAALLAALDAAGRRDSREAAACLAEDAERED from the coding sequence ATGTACTGGGATATAAACAAAGTTATCGTTTCTCAGAGCGATGATCTGCCAATAGACTGGGCTGCGGCGGTGCCGCACAAACGCGTCATCGTTGAGATAGGTTTTGGCAACGGAGAATTTCTTGAATATCTGGCGCACAGCAACCCTGAAGCGCTCGTCGTCGGCGTAGAGGTCTCGCAGTGGTGCGCCTCGAAGGGCGCGCGCCGCATACTTATGGCGGAGCTGCCCAACGCCCGCATCATGCACGGCGACGCGCGTTTTCTGTTGCGCCATTGCTTCGCGCCGGAGAGCGTGAGCCGCGTCCACATGAACTTCCCCTGCCCGTGGCCGAAGACGCGGCATGCACAGCGCAGGGTGACCGTTCCCTCCTTCGCCGGGCTGCTGGAATATCTGCTGGAACCGAAAGGCGCCTTTGAACTTGCCACAGACGTGGACTGGTACGCGGAGGAGACGGCGGAGGTCTTTGCCGGCAATCCGCTCTTTAGCGCGGAGACTCCCGTGCTGAACCCGGTGCGCCCCTACGTCACAAAATACGAACGCAAATGGAAGGCAATGGGAAAAGATACATGGAGCCTCGTCGTCACAAAAGAGGCGAAACTGACAGAAAAGCCGCATGAAGAGGAGAATTGGCCGATGGAAGGCGAAGCGCTTACAAAAAAGAACGTAAAAGAGGTAATGGAGGCACTGAAAGATCTTGAAGGCCGTGGCGTTGGCGGCAAGGGGCACTGGATATTCCGCGATGCCTTCGTCTCCGCCGAGGGAGCGGGCCTAATACTCGTCATTACAGCCGACGAAGGCTTTGAACAGCATTTTTACCTAAAGGTGCTGGCCTCGCCGCGCGGCGTAAATATAAAAGTGGACTCCGTGGGACATCCCTACAGAACGCCCGCTATGAGGGCCGCGCTGCTTGCGGCGCTCGACGCGGCGGGCCGCAGGGATTCACGCGAGGCGGCCGCCTGCCTCGCGGAGGATGCCGAACGCGAAGATTAA